The following DNA comes from Caviibacter abscessus.
CGTGGGGACAATAGGACACGTAGACCACGGTAAGACAACAACAACAGCAGCGATATCAAAAGTATTAGCATCAAAAGGACTAGCAGAAAAAGTAGACTTTGAAAACATAGACCAAGCTCCAGAAGAAAGAGAAAGAGGAATAACAATCAATACAGCACACATAGAATATGAATCAGAAACAAGACACTACGCACACGT
Coding sequences within:
- a CDS encoding GTP-binding protein, translated to MAKQKFERIKAHVNVGTIGHVDHGKTTTTAAISKVLASKGLAEKVDFENIDQAPEERERGITINTAHIEYESETRHYAHV